The proteins below are encoded in one region of Ostrea edulis chromosome 3, xbOstEdul1.1, whole genome shotgun sequence:
- the LOC125676011 gene encoding uncharacterized protein LOC125676011 isoform X2, translating to MYMFTCRLQFTERVGTKLTCISPRLTMTNVIEFTSSCVFYLNQYFRTFWPIKVLFGQILHPPSTETELKILRAMYLLRHRDDLKAVMHIVDSLPKDEDILQVFDHHTRYNLLQLAVINNNKDLVNKLVQYRYRDLNLKCNTPVHLASHLGHYSILQALLESGGRSGQIAGMCYPGPHSPIEAYRILGLLNYSYYKCQVNVDLPVFYAISSDNVNCMNLLLTQMRTERVPLPSPSRLLHFACCKGTINCLRYFVDRYPEEVNSLNSKKETPLLQAVVWGRECAKCLIDNGADVKCVSRTGETALHRLYCNDIDGLFTIFDTTKYLLTTGIEQLVNEVNASMETPLHYLVTHVSFIGGNLLHPNQTQNYVSRLKFQPNYQYQVIQSLELLLKFNADPLRENRYGLQPMNKLLHVALKSCGSPSNNLPDCVQCSIDSKYLYKNDFNHLKSALEVLLKYGSDPNSLCCEGHSAYLIFLQCLLENNILELCNQAQDVVASLFILLKYGAKLNFQMNNGSTCSTILAKFAARHFTIPLSDDSETLRQEFSNLVCEVLRVHFIHGLNPNVLTNAKSQYLRGGTGNAIIEFVNLTRLVKCASDFVVIRRWLTVILQWGGDPDIEPYQSEPIICHSQSSIFLRHQGTQPVSHYIHKMKDEDALYKDGHAEELLMLFYHSMNHKELYECLNSARSMTRFHPMGAIGKKLLQILSSMSESPRSLMEISRVVIYKSIGRKLAVKVPQLPLPNSMKRYLLDIQ from the coding sequence TACTTTAGAACTTTTTGGCCAATAAAAGTATTGTTTGGTCAGATCCTTCATCCTCCATCTACTGAGACAGAGTTGAAAATTCTCCGTGCCATGTACCTATTGCGACATAGAGATGACTTGAAAGCTGTGATGCACATAGTAGATTCACTTCCCAAGGATGAAGACATACTGCAAGTGTTTGACCACCATACTAGATATAATCTCCTTCAATTAGCAgttataaacaataacaaagaTCTTGTAAATAAACTAGTTCAGTATAGATATAGAGACTTGAATCTAAAGTGCAACACTCCTGTGCATCTGGCATCTCATTTGGGACACTACAGTATTCTACAGGCTCTGTTGGAGAGTGGAGGCAGGAGTGGTCAGATTGCAGGGATGTGTTACCCTGGACCCCACTCCCCAATAGAGGCCTACAGGATCCTAGGCCTACTGAACTATTCCTACTACAAATGTCAAGTCAATGTTGACCTTCCAGTGTTTTATGCCATTTCCAGTGACAATGTGAACTGCATGAATCTTTTACTGACTCAAATGCGAACAGAAAGAGTTCCTTTACCATCTCCTTCAAGGCTTCTACATTTTGCTTGCTGCAAAGGAACCATTAATTGCCTTCGCTACTTTGTGGACAGATATCCAGAAGAAGTGAATTCACTGAATTCAAAGAAAGAGACTCCACTTCTGCAGGCAGTTGTCTGGGGGAGGGAATGTGCAAAATGTCTCATAGATAATGGTGCTGATGTGAAGTGTGTTTCTAGAACTGGTGAAACTGCCCTACACAGGTTGTACTGCAATGACATTGATGGTTTGTTTACCATATTTGATACCACTAAATATCTGTTGACAACAGGGATTGAGCAGttggtaaatgaagtcaatgctTCAATGGAAACTCCACTACATTACCTGGTGACACATGTGTCCTTCATCGGAGGAAATTTGCTCCACCCAAATCAGACTCAGAACTATGTGTCCAGGTTGAAGTTCCAACCAAACTACCAGTATCAGGTTATTCAGTCTTTAGAACTCCTGCTAAAATTCAATGCTGACCCTCTTAGGGAGAACCGTTACGGCCTGCAGCCAATGAACAAGCTTCTGCATGTGGCACTAAAATCGTGTGGTTCCCCAAGCAACAATTTGCCTGACTGTGTCCAGTGTTCCAttgattcaaaatatttgtacaaaaatGATTTCAACCACTTGAAGAGTGCTCTTGAGGTTCTACTGAAATATGGATCAGACCCAAATAGTCTTTGCTGTGAAGGTCACTCTGCATATCTTATATTCCTGCAGTGTTTGTTAGAAAACAATATTCTGGAACTTTGTAATCAGGCACAAGATGTGGTTGCTTCATTATTTATATTGTTAAAATATGGTGCTAAATTGAATTTCCAAATGAACAATGGCTCTACGTGTTCTACCATTCTGGCAAAGTTTGCAGCCAGACACTTTACAATACCTCTGTCTGATGATTCGGAAACTCTGAGACAGGAATTTTCTAATCTTGTTTGCGAGGTTTTGCGTGTTCACTTTATCCATGGACTTAATCCAAATGTATTGACAAATGCAAAAAGTCAGTATTTGAGAGGAGGCACAGGAAATGCAATAATAGAGTTTGTTAATCTAACCAGACTTGTTAAATGTGCCTCAGACTTCGTTGTCATTCGCAGATGGTTAACAGTTATTCTGCAGTGGGGAGGAGACCCTGATATAGAACCTTACCAATCAGAACCCATTATCTGCCATTCTCAGAGTTCCATATTCCTTCGCCATCAGGGCACGCAGCCTGTCAGCCATTACATTCATAAGATGAAAGATGAGGATGCACTCTATAAAGATGGCCACGCAGAGGAATTGTTGATGCTTTTCTATCACTCTATGAACCACAAGGAACTCTATGAATGTCTCAATTCTGCTCGCTCTATGACAAGATTTCATCCTATGGGAGCAATTGGAAAGAAATTGCTGCAAATTCTCAGTTCGATGTCGGAAAGCCCCAGAAGTTTGATGGAGATTTCACGTGTTGtgatttacaaatcaataggaaGAAAATTGGCTGTAAAAGTACCACAGTTACCTTTACCCAACTCAATGAAAAGATATCTATTAGACATTCAGtaa
- the LOC125676011 gene encoding uncharacterized protein LOC125676011 isoform X1 produces the protein MTNVIEFTSSCVFYLNQYFRTFWPIKVLFGQILHPPSTETELKILRAMYLLRHRDDLKAVMHIVDSLPKDEDILQVFDHHTRYNLLQLAVINNNKDLVNKLVQYRYRDLNLKCNTPVHLASHLGHYSILQALLESGGRSGQIAGMCYPGPHSPIEAYRILGLLNYSYYKCQVNVDLPVFYAISSDNVNCMNLLLTQMRTERVPLPSPSRLLHFACCKGTINCLRYFVDRYPEEVNSLNSKKETPLLQAVVWGRECAKCLIDNGADVKCVSRTGETALHRLYCNDIDGLFTIFDTTKYLLTTGIEQLVNEVNASMETPLHYLVTHVSFIGGNLLHPNQTQNYVSRLKFQPNYQYQVIQSLELLLKFNADPLRENRYGLQPMNKLLHVALKSCGSPSNNLPDCVQCSIDSKYLYKNDFNHLKSALEVLLKYGSDPNSLCCEGHSAYLIFLQCLLENNILELCNQAQDVVASLFILLKYGAKLNFQMNNGSTCSTILAKFAARHFTIPLSDDSETLRQEFSNLVCEVLRVHFIHGLNPNVLTNAKSQYLRGGTGNAIIEFVNLTRLVKCASDFVVIRRWLTVILQWGGDPDIEPYQSEPIICHSQSSIFLRHQGTQPVSHYIHKMKDEDALYKDGHAEELLMLFYHSMNHKELYECLNSARSMTRFHPMGAIGKKLLQILSSMSESPRSLMEISRVVIYKSIGRKLAVKVPQLPLPNSMKRYLLDIQ, from the coding sequence TACTTTAGAACTTTTTGGCCAATAAAAGTATTGTTTGGTCAGATCCTTCATCCTCCATCTACTGAGACAGAGTTGAAAATTCTCCGTGCCATGTACCTATTGCGACATAGAGATGACTTGAAAGCTGTGATGCACATAGTAGATTCACTTCCCAAGGATGAAGACATACTGCAAGTGTTTGACCACCATACTAGATATAATCTCCTTCAATTAGCAgttataaacaataacaaagaTCTTGTAAATAAACTAGTTCAGTATAGATATAGAGACTTGAATCTAAAGTGCAACACTCCTGTGCATCTGGCATCTCATTTGGGACACTACAGTATTCTACAGGCTCTGTTGGAGAGTGGAGGCAGGAGTGGTCAGATTGCAGGGATGTGTTACCCTGGACCCCACTCCCCAATAGAGGCCTACAGGATCCTAGGCCTACTGAACTATTCCTACTACAAATGTCAAGTCAATGTTGACCTTCCAGTGTTTTATGCCATTTCCAGTGACAATGTGAACTGCATGAATCTTTTACTGACTCAAATGCGAACAGAAAGAGTTCCTTTACCATCTCCTTCAAGGCTTCTACATTTTGCTTGCTGCAAAGGAACCATTAATTGCCTTCGCTACTTTGTGGACAGATATCCAGAAGAAGTGAATTCACTGAATTCAAAGAAAGAGACTCCACTTCTGCAGGCAGTTGTCTGGGGGAGGGAATGTGCAAAATGTCTCATAGATAATGGTGCTGATGTGAAGTGTGTTTCTAGAACTGGTGAAACTGCCCTACACAGGTTGTACTGCAATGACATTGATGGTTTGTTTACCATATTTGATACCACTAAATATCTGTTGACAACAGGGATTGAGCAGttggtaaatgaagtcaatgctTCAATGGAAACTCCACTACATTACCTGGTGACACATGTGTCCTTCATCGGAGGAAATTTGCTCCACCCAAATCAGACTCAGAACTATGTGTCCAGGTTGAAGTTCCAACCAAACTACCAGTATCAGGTTATTCAGTCTTTAGAACTCCTGCTAAAATTCAATGCTGACCCTCTTAGGGAGAACCGTTACGGCCTGCAGCCAATGAACAAGCTTCTGCATGTGGCACTAAAATCGTGTGGTTCCCCAAGCAACAATTTGCCTGACTGTGTCCAGTGTTCCAttgattcaaaatatttgtacaaaaatGATTTCAACCACTTGAAGAGTGCTCTTGAGGTTCTACTGAAATATGGATCAGACCCAAATAGTCTTTGCTGTGAAGGTCACTCTGCATATCTTATATTCCTGCAGTGTTTGTTAGAAAACAATATTCTGGAACTTTGTAATCAGGCACAAGATGTGGTTGCTTCATTATTTATATTGTTAAAATATGGTGCTAAATTGAATTTCCAAATGAACAATGGCTCTACGTGTTCTACCATTCTGGCAAAGTTTGCAGCCAGACACTTTACAATACCTCTGTCTGATGATTCGGAAACTCTGAGACAGGAATTTTCTAATCTTGTTTGCGAGGTTTTGCGTGTTCACTTTATCCATGGACTTAATCCAAATGTATTGACAAATGCAAAAAGTCAGTATTTGAGAGGAGGCACAGGAAATGCAATAATAGAGTTTGTTAATCTAACCAGACTTGTTAAATGTGCCTCAGACTTCGTTGTCATTCGCAGATGGTTAACAGTTATTCTGCAGTGGGGAGGAGACCCTGATATAGAACCTTACCAATCAGAACCCATTATCTGCCATTCTCAGAGTTCCATATTCCTTCGCCATCAGGGCACGCAGCCTGTCAGCCATTACATTCATAAGATGAAAGATGAGGATGCACTCTATAAAGATGGCCACGCAGAGGAATTGTTGATGCTTTTCTATCACTCTATGAACCACAAGGAACTCTATGAATGTCTCAATTCTGCTCGCTCTATGACAAGATTTCATCCTATGGGAGCAATTGGAAAGAAATTGCTGCAAATTCTCAGTTCGATGTCGGAAAGCCCCAGAAGTTTGATGGAGATTTCACGTGTTGtgatttacaaatcaataggaaGAAAATTGGCTGTAAAAGTACCACAGTTACCTTTACCCAACTCAATGAAAAGATATCTATTAGACATTCAGtaa